One part of the Dermacentor silvarum isolate Dsil-2018 chromosome 6, BIME_Dsil_1.4, whole genome shotgun sequence genome encodes these proteins:
- the LOC125946417 gene encoding uncharacterized protein LOC125946417, with product MSTTGASASQTQESDTVQSTSSPSVVYAARIPKSFHGDVFEDVEDWLEHFDRVAAVNEWNDSQKLRYVYFALEDYARTWFENHEGSITSWQEFRRQLRETYSSPERKEKAEQALQSRFQKPNESVAMFVEDMSRLFRRADPGMAETKKVRLLMRGVKEQLFAGLMRNPPATVAEFVSEATTMERALQQRSQQYDRQSTVAAVSCFTCGHDLAALRELVRTVVREELEEVSKTSCQPTVTALGDIIRAEMRTMTQPLAPTRAEAPVLTYAEAVRSPQPSTGRRLPCPVSALPRQFPATNVNPYEDVGPRDIMRKSNVWRTSDNRPLCYHCGEADHLYRQCPYRRMGLQGFHPNARRPTAGIIFT from the exons ATGTCCACCACAGGGGCAAGTGCAAGTCAGACTCAAGAAAGCGACACAGTCCAATCCACCTCTAGTCCGAGTGTCGTCTACGCAGCGCGCAttccgaagtcatttcatggcgacgtgttcgaggacgtggaggattggcttgaacacttcgaccgagtcgctgcagtcaatgaatggAATGACTCTCAGAAACTGCGCTACGTGTACTTTGCCCTGGAAGACtacgctcgcacgtggtttgagaatcatgagggctccatcactagctggcaagaattccgacgacagcttcgcgagacatacagcagccccgaaaggaaagaaaaggccgaacaggctctgcagagtcggtttcagaaaccaaatgaaagcgtggccatgtttgtcgaggacatgtcgcGCTTGTTCCGACGCGCAgatccaggtatggccgagacaaagaaagttcgtctcttaatgcgaggggtgaaagaacaacttttcgctggactcatgcgtaaccctccagctaccgtcgctgaGTTCGTAAGTGAAGCAACGACAATGGAACGAGCGCTACAGCAACGCTCCCAACAGTACGAccgccaaagcaccgtcgccgcagtgtcatgtttcacctgcggacatgatttagcagcactccgagagcttgtgcgaaCCGTTGTGCGtgaagagcttgaggaagttaGCAAAACTtcttgtcagccgactgttactgcgcttggtgacatcattcgtgcCGAAATGAGGACCATGACCCAACCATTGGCGCCAACGCGAGCGGAAGCCCCAGTgctgacatatgccgaagccgTTCGGAGCCCTCAACCATCTACGGGACGACGTTTGCCTTGCCCTGTTTCAGCTCTACCACGTCAATTTCCAGCTACAAATGTAAACCCGTATGAGGACGTAGGCCCGCGAGATATCATGcggaaatcaaacgtgtggcgcacctcggataatcggccactttgctaccactgcggcgaagcggaccatctgtatcgtcagtgcccttatcggaggatgggccttcagggatttcaccctaacgctcgtcgaccaa ctgCTGGTATCATTTTCACGTAA